One region of Microbacterium sp. Root553 genomic DNA includes:
- a CDS encoding helix-turn-helix domain-containing protein: MNEFRADDVQPAGDHLLEELTARGWTQAEFAGILGRPVQFLSEIINGKKEITRESAAQIGAALGTSAEYWLNWQDRYHLALQAADTEAVARLAAVRRRVHLRESFPVSVLAGRGLIHASDPEQQERDILRLYRISSLDKREMFELAARRSNVAEPMTQLQEAWFVCVRDKADRINVGGYRARRFGELVQTLPQRIKSEDDFEWLPEAFAEVGVKLVHIDTFPTSKLDGCAFVVDGTPVIGLTGRGKRLDKVFFTLLHEAAHILLDHVGSRPIVDEVDADHDPHRLIEDEADKLAGEWLFGEGLPVAPAKISEAWVESVAKSAGVHPLLVVGRLQHDEVLSWRTSLVKGAPTVTRQLEHWG; this comes from the coding sequence ATGAATGAGTTCCGCGCCGACGACGTTCAGCCAGCGGGGGATCATCTGCTTGAAGAGTTGACCGCGAGAGGGTGGACGCAGGCCGAGTTCGCCGGCATCCTTGGCCGCCCAGTGCAGTTCCTCTCGGAGATCATCAATGGGAAGAAAGAGATCACGAGGGAGTCCGCCGCCCAGATCGGGGCCGCGCTTGGAACGTCGGCGGAGTACTGGCTCAACTGGCAGGACCGGTATCACTTGGCTCTTCAAGCCGCTGACACCGAGGCTGTGGCGAGACTGGCTGCCGTGCGCCGGCGTGTTCACCTCAGGGAGTCGTTTCCCGTTTCGGTTCTCGCCGGGCGGGGGCTCATTCACGCAAGCGATCCGGAACAACAAGAGCGCGACATTCTTCGGCTCTACCGGATTTCCTCGTTGGACAAGCGCGAAATGTTCGAGCTGGCAGCTCGGCGCTCAAATGTCGCTGAACCGATGACGCAATTGCAAGAAGCTTGGTTCGTATGCGTCCGGGATAAAGCGGATCGCATCAATGTCGGCGGCTATCGCGCACGTCGCTTTGGTGAATTGGTGCAAACTCTTCCGCAGCGGATCAAGTCGGAGGACGACTTTGAGTGGTTGCCTGAGGCATTCGCTGAAGTCGGAGTCAAGCTAGTCCACATCGACACATTCCCGACGAGCAAGCTCGATGGGTGCGCTTTCGTCGTAGACGGCACACCGGTAATCGGACTCACCGGTCGTGGCAAACGACTCGACAAAGTCTTCTTCACCTTGCTGCACGAAGCAGCGCACATTCTTCTCGACCACGTCGGGTCGAGGCCGATTGTCGATGAAGTGGATGCAGATCACGATCCCCACCGACTGATTGAAGATGAGGCCGACAAACTTGCCGGAGAGTGGCTTTTCGGCGAGGGACTCCCGGTTGCACCGGCCAAGATCAGTGAAGCCTGGGTTGAATCTGTGGCGAAGTCCGCCGGAGTCCATCCACTCCTTGTCGTCGGGCGGTTACAGCATGACGAGGTCCTGAGCTGGCGAACCTCTCTGGTCAAGGGCGCTCCGACGGTCACGCGCCAGCTGGAGCACTGGGGCTGA
- a CDS encoding cation diffusion facilitator family transporter — protein sequence MHDHAPAAGGIRSASHRRLLAISLSLTATIMVVQVVGAIFTGSLALLADAAHMFTDASALVIALIAAAVAARPADDRRTFGYQRAEVFGALINAIILILLAGWVGIEAVGRLIDPGETEVVGGLMLVVAIVGLVANAISMWLLSRAQRTSINVRGAYLEVMGDLIGSAMVIIAAIVIVTTGWMPADAIASIMIAVLIIPRAIALLREVFSVLSESAPKGTAVSEIRQHLLDYDGVVGVHDVHVWQLTRGAPVFSAHVSVDPALLAGGRSAKLLSDLQSCLAHHFDVEHSTFQIEPAEQSDCEPHHA from the coding sequence ATGCACGATCACGCGCCCGCTGCCGGCGGCATCCGCTCTGCGAGTCATCGCCGTCTTCTGGCGATCTCGCTGAGCCTGACCGCGACCATCATGGTCGTACAGGTCGTGGGTGCGATCTTCACCGGGTCGCTCGCGCTCCTGGCCGATGCCGCCCACATGTTCACCGACGCCTCGGCGCTCGTGATCGCTCTGATCGCCGCGGCCGTCGCCGCACGACCGGCCGACGACCGCCGGACGTTCGGATACCAGCGTGCCGAGGTGTTCGGTGCGCTGATCAACGCGATCATCCTGATTCTGCTCGCCGGATGGGTCGGGATCGAGGCCGTCGGGCGGCTGATCGACCCGGGCGAGACCGAGGTCGTCGGAGGGCTCATGCTCGTCGTCGCGATCGTCGGTCTCGTCGCGAACGCGATCTCGATGTGGTTGCTCAGCCGCGCGCAGCGCACGAGCATCAACGTCCGCGGCGCCTATCTCGAGGTGATGGGCGATCTGATCGGCTCGGCGATGGTGATCATCGCCGCGATCGTCATCGTCACGACCGGCTGGATGCCCGCCGATGCGATCGCCTCGATCATGATCGCCGTGCTGATCATCCCGCGGGCCATCGCGCTGCTGCGCGAAGTGTTCTCTGTTCTGTCCGAGTCGGCACCGAAGGGCACCGCGGTGAGCGAGATCCGACAGCACCTGCTCGACTACGACGGCGTCGTGGGAGTCCACGATGTGCACGTGTGGCAGCTGACCCGGGGTGCCCCGGTGTTCAGCGCTCACGTCAGCGTCGACCCTGCGCTGCTCGCGGGCGGACGGTCGGCGAAGCTGCTGAGCGACCTGCAGTCGTGCCTCGCTCATCACTTCGACGTCGAGCACTCGACCTTCCAGATCGAGCCGGCGGAGCAGTCGGACTGCGAGCCGCACCACGCGTGA
- the ligD gene encoding non-homologous end-joining DNA ligase, which yields MVPEAQNVQIDGRRLRVTNLDKVVYPETGTTKGEIIAYYTAIAPHLLPLLEGRPVTRKRWVEGVGTADHPADSFFTKQLEPGAPEWIARREIRHSEGPKEYPLVDDVPTLVWLAQVAAIELHVPQWRFAADGAPGTPDRLVLDLDPGPGVGLAQCAEVARIARALLADIGLDPLPVTSGSKGIHLYAALPGAQTSDEISSVVKEIARLIETEHPDLATSTMAKAARGGKVFLDWSQNNGRKTTISPYSMRGRAQPWVAAPRTWDELEDPDLAQLDFATVMERAESGLDPIATLRPDPASGVSAADRPASDRDDAAERVAPARHRPRLAGAASAPASAAPASVSPMLAENGTPAIARGLSSPSWVEVKWDGIRAIGTWADGRMLLHARSGTDITARYPELTADGAPFLPVGDAIVDGEIVAFDRQGRPSFSLLQNRMHLTRPREIEREVVRTPIVFMVFDLLRLNGHDLSAMPLSQRRTLLDDVIADLDAPVQVPPVFDDVDAALAASAEFGLEGVVVKDPASRYRPGQRSPAWLKLKHTRTQEVVIVGIRPGKGDREGTFGSLLLAVPDAGDLRYVGRVGTGFSDRMLRDLLARLTPLRIDAAPLDGVPALDASDALWVEPDVVGEVEFANWTPDGVLRHSRWRGLRPDKSPAEVVVES from the coding sequence ATGGTCCCGGAGGCGCAGAACGTGCAGATCGACGGGCGTCGACTGCGCGTCACCAACCTCGACAAGGTCGTGTATCCCGAGACCGGCACCACCAAGGGCGAGATCATCGCCTACTACACGGCGATCGCGCCGCACCTGCTCCCGCTGCTCGAGGGTCGTCCGGTCACGCGCAAGCGCTGGGTCGAGGGCGTCGGGACCGCGGATCACCCCGCCGACTCCTTCTTCACGAAGCAGCTCGAGCCGGGGGCACCCGAATGGATCGCGCGTCGGGAGATCCGCCATTCGGAGGGCCCCAAGGAGTATCCGCTGGTCGACGATGTGCCGACCCTCGTCTGGCTCGCGCAGGTCGCCGCGATCGAACTGCACGTCCCGCAGTGGCGCTTCGCGGCTGACGGTGCGCCCGGCACCCCCGACCGCCTCGTGCTCGACCTCGACCCCGGCCCTGGCGTCGGGCTGGCCCAGTGCGCTGAGGTGGCCCGCATCGCCCGCGCACTGCTCGCCGACATCGGACTGGACCCTCTGCCCGTCACCAGCGGCAGCAAGGGCATCCATCTGTACGCCGCTCTTCCCGGCGCGCAGACCAGCGACGAGATCTCCTCCGTCGTCAAGGAGATCGCCCGCCTCATCGAGACCGAGCACCCCGACCTCGCCACGAGCACCATGGCCAAAGCCGCCCGAGGCGGCAAGGTGTTCCTCGACTGGAGCCAGAACAACGGCAGGAAGACCACCATCTCGCCCTACTCGATGCGCGGGCGCGCACAGCCGTGGGTGGCCGCGCCCCGCACCTGGGACGAGCTCGAGGACCCCGACCTGGCACAGCTCGACTTCGCGACGGTGATGGAGCGGGCGGAGTCGGGCCTCGATCCGATCGCCACGCTGCGCCCGGATCCGGCCTCCGGAGTCTCGGCCGCGGACAGACCCGCATCCGATCGGGACGACGCCGCCGAGCGCGTGGCTCCTGCCCGTCACCGCCCGAGGCTCGCCGGGGCCGCGAGCGCGCCGGCATCCGCTGCTCCGGCCTCGGTGTCCCCGATGCTCGCGGAGAACGGCACACCGGCGATCGCCCGCGGCCTCAGCTCACCCTCCTGGGTGGAGGTGAAGTGGGACGGCATCCGGGCGATCGGCACGTGGGCCGACGGACGGATGCTGCTGCACGCCCGCAGCGGCACCGACATCACCGCCCGATATCCCGAGCTCACGGCCGACGGCGCACCCTTCCTCCCCGTCGGCGACGCGATCGTCGACGGCGAGATCGTCGCGTTCGATCGGCAGGGCCGCCCCAGCTTCTCTCTGCTGCAGAACCGGATGCACCTCACCCGTCCCCGCGAGATCGAGCGAGAAGTGGTGCGCACACCGATCGTGTTCATGGTCTTCGACCTGCTCCGTCTCAACGGGCATGACCTCAGCGCGATGCCTCTTTCCCAGCGGCGCACCCTGCTCGACGACGTGATCGCCGACCTCGATGCTCCCGTACAGGTGCCGCCGGTGTTCGACGACGTCGATGCCGCGCTGGCGGCCAGCGCGGAGTTCGGTCTGGAGGGCGTCGTCGTGAAGGATCCCGCCTCCCGGTACCGACCGGGGCAGCGCTCCCCCGCCTGGCTCAAGCTCAAACACACCAGGACGCAGGAGGTCGTGATCGTCGGCATCCGCCCCGGCAAGGGTGACCGCGAGGGGACCTTCGGGTCCCTGCTGCTCGCCGTGCCCGACGCCGGCGACCTCCGCTACGTCGGGCGCGTGGGCACCGGTTTCAGCGACCGGATGCTGCGAGACCTCCTCGCGCGTCTCACACCGCTGCGCATCGATGCGGCACCGCTCGATGGCGTGCCCGCACTCGACGCGTCCGACGCGCTGTGGGTGGAGCCCGACGTGGTCGGCGAGGTCGAGTTCGCGAACTGGACGCCCGACGGCGTGCTCCGTCACTCCCGCTGGCGCGGGCTGCGTCCCGACAAGTCCCCCGCCGAGGTCGTCGTCGAGAGCTGA
- a CDS encoding ATP-binding protein, which produces MSMFRSKKPQAPEPVSVEVPKKGVRVAEVFTPSVPAGRGFVGREVEMKDLRTKGLRVPGTQIVVWGESGAGKSSLINKALLDEGLTAVKTSCTPDSTYSEILASAFAGTGAFYVAESTEGTEGSVALASTFGSELIGAKVEVTGTASVASGVTRQPITAPQLSPQRLVAELGARDLSWVIEDFHKVAETERTKLAHALKVFADEGARYESTRVIVLGVSESVDELVAGATNVGSRLVDIQVPPLGHDELGKILDVGGRLLNLDFSTIRSELLDTAVGTASITHALALACCDEREVTRTVDETTVFSKKDFVAAAQGYVRTRSGTVRARFRSALKVHRKRTYDNTEIILRALTQLPESGGTVGEILAIIRREHKDYPSSNATHYLRELQEERRGALIRKTASGEFRFDEPLQHAYAKSYFGLASSSHPAKEQLATSAWQDALDALVVNWASIAADLAADHDSLVDAEDEPTD; this is translated from the coding sequence ATGTCGATGTTCCGATCCAAGAAGCCGCAAGCACCGGAGCCCGTATCGGTAGAAGTGCCTAAGAAGGGAGTGCGAGTCGCGGAAGTGTTCACGCCTTCGGTTCCCGCAGGCCGCGGTTTCGTCGGTCGAGAGGTCGAGATGAAAGACCTACGTACCAAAGGACTGAGAGTCCCCGGAACTCAGATAGTTGTCTGGGGTGAGTCAGGGGCCGGAAAGTCATCTCTCATCAACAAGGCACTCCTAGATGAGGGCCTCACGGCGGTCAAGACATCGTGCACGCCGGACTCGACGTATTCGGAGATTCTGGCCTCTGCGTTCGCGGGTACGGGTGCTTTCTACGTTGCAGAGAGCACCGAGGGTACTGAGGGGAGCGTTGCCCTCGCGAGCACCTTTGGTAGCGAACTGATCGGAGCGAAGGTCGAGGTCACTGGGACGGCGAGTGTGGCTTCAGGCGTAACTCGCCAGCCGATTACGGCACCGCAGCTGAGCCCGCAGCGCCTAGTAGCAGAGTTGGGTGCTCGAGATCTCTCCTGGGTGATCGAAGACTTTCACAAGGTTGCCGAGACCGAGCGCACCAAGTTAGCTCACGCGCTCAAGGTCTTTGCCGATGAAGGCGCTCGCTACGAGTCCACCCGCGTGATTGTGCTGGGAGTCTCAGAGTCCGTTGACGAACTCGTCGCTGGGGCGACAAATGTTGGAAGCCGGTTGGTCGACATTCAGGTTCCCCCGCTCGGACACGACGAACTCGGCAAGATCCTCGACGTCGGAGGCAGACTCCTCAATCTTGATTTCTCGACCATTCGAAGCGAACTGCTTGACACTGCGGTCGGCACGGCAAGTATCACCCACGCGCTTGCGCTCGCCTGTTGTGATGAACGCGAGGTGACCAGAACCGTCGACGAAACCACTGTCTTCTCCAAGAAGGACTTCGTTGCGGCGGCACAGGGATACGTTCGAACCCGGTCGGGCACCGTTCGTGCGCGCTTCCGTAGCGCGTTGAAGGTGCATCGCAAACGCACCTACGACAACACCGAGATCATCCTTCGCGCGCTGACTCAGTTGCCAGAAAGCGGCGGAACAGTGGGTGAGATTCTCGCCATCATCAGGCGGGAGCATAAGGATTACCCGTCGTCGAATGCGACCCACTACCTTCGCGAACTCCAAGAGGAGCGACGGGGCGCGCTGATTCGCAAGACCGCGTCGGGCGAGTTCAGGTTCGACGAGCCTCTGCAGCACGCTTACGCCAAGTCATACTTTGGCTTGGCTTCCTCGTCCCATCCCGCGAAGGAGCAGCTCGCCACAAGCGCCTGGCAAGACGCACTCGATGCGCTTGTCGTGAACTGGGCGAGCATCGCTGCCGACCTTGCAGCCGACCATGACTCCCTTGTCGACGCCGAGGATGAGCCCACCGACTAA
- a CDS encoding adenylate/guanylate cyclase domain-containing protein: MHYTADRFGDTVLGQYERRRRVSEGQVFAHEAREERDAVALGHPEFEGLDIGQKRTVQMTAMFIDLRDFTGRSFWDPQDQVADLAHAILAGFIETVLRHGGYPLGLRGDGLFAGFGPGDPRVGASFGLAAGAFALNAIDKNVNPRLEQRGIRPVQARAGLDFGDITFVRTGSPGHSEINPVGFAANFAAKCEKQAKSWEIVTGENLANLFPGASPFTKVYPPKTYTRDHHTERYHFHDYRWRGTLTHSESLIEELAGRPVSAVSIG, translated from the coding sequence ATGCACTACACAGCAGATCGGTTCGGGGACACCGTCCTCGGACAGTACGAGCGCCGCCGACGCGTGTCGGAGGGGCAGGTCTTCGCTCACGAGGCTAGGGAGGAACGCGACGCCGTCGCGCTGGGGCACCCCGAGTTCGAGGGACTGGACATCGGACAGAAGCGGACCGTTCAGATGACAGCGATGTTCATCGACCTTCGCGACTTCACGGGCCGCTCCTTCTGGGACCCTCAGGATCAGGTCGCAGACCTCGCTCACGCGATTCTCGCGGGATTCATCGAGACCGTTCTTCGTCACGGTGGGTATCCGCTGGGGCTGCGAGGAGATGGCCTGTTCGCTGGCTTCGGTCCGGGCGATCCCCGAGTGGGCGCCTCGTTCGGTCTCGCCGCCGGCGCCTTCGCCCTCAACGCCATCGACAAGAACGTGAATCCGAGGCTTGAGCAGCGCGGCATCCGCCCCGTGCAGGCTCGTGCCGGACTCGACTTCGGCGACATCACGTTCGTCCGCACAGGTTCACCGGGACACAGCGAGATCAACCCTGTGGGCTTCGCAGCGAACTTCGCGGCCAAGTGCGAGAAGCAGGCGAAGTCCTGGGAGATCGTGACGGGCGAGAACCTGGCCAACCTGTTCCCGGGCGCCTCGCCGTTCACCAAGGTGTACCCGCCGAAGACCTACACCCGAGACCACCACACCGAGCGCTACCACTTCCACGACTACCGCTGGCGCGGAACCCTGACACACTCCGAGTCCCTTATCGAAGAGCTCGCTGGACGCCCTGTCTCCGCCGTGAGCATTGGCTGA
- the ku gene encoding non-homologous end joining protein Ku translates to MRTIWKGALTFGLVNVPVKVYSATEDHDVPLHQVHEKDGGRIRYQRTCEVCGETVAYADIDRAYVEEGQTVVLTKEDLAALPSEKSREIDVVEFVPSEQVDLLTLDKPYYLEPDSTSPKSYVLLRKTLEQTDRTAIVRFTLRQKTRLAALRVRGKVLVLQTLLWADEVREAEFPSLDEDVRISKKELELSASLVDSYSADFDPASFVDEYQQELRTLIDAKIEAGDTFDVSETFGETEGDAKSGEVIDLMEALRASVARTKAARSEPAEKTSTTKKAPSKKKAG, encoded by the coding sequence ATGAGAACGATCTGGAAGGGTGCGCTCACCTTCGGCCTCGTCAACGTGCCGGTCAAGGTGTACTCCGCCACGGAGGACCACGACGTGCCGCTGCATCAGGTGCACGAGAAGGACGGCGGCCGCATCCGCTACCAGCGCACCTGCGAGGTGTGCGGGGAGACCGTCGCCTACGCCGACATCGACCGCGCCTACGTCGAGGAGGGTCAGACCGTCGTTCTCACGAAGGAGGATCTCGCCGCGCTGCCGTCCGAGAAGAGCCGGGAGATCGACGTCGTCGAGTTCGTGCCCTCCGAGCAGGTCGACCTTCTGACGCTCGACAAGCCCTACTACCTGGAGCCCGACTCGACGTCGCCCAAGTCCTACGTGCTGCTGCGCAAGACGCTCGAGCAGACCGACCGCACCGCGATCGTGCGGTTCACGCTGCGACAGAAGACGCGGCTCGCCGCGCTCCGCGTTCGGGGCAAGGTGCTGGTGCTGCAGACGCTGCTGTGGGCCGACGAGGTGCGCGAAGCGGAGTTCCCGTCGCTGGATGAGGATGTGCGTATCTCGAAGAAGGAGCTCGAGCTCTCGGCATCCCTCGTCGACAGCTACTCGGCCGACTTCGACCCCGCCTCGTTCGTCGACGAGTACCAGCAGGAGCTGCGCACCCTGATCGACGCCAAGATCGAGGCCGGCGACACCTTCGACGTGTCGGAGACGTTCGGCGAGACCGAGGGTGACGCCAAGAGCGGAGAGGTCATCGACCTCATGGAAGCCCTGCGCGCGAGCGTCGCGCGGACGAAGGCCGCTCGGTCGGAACCCGCCGAGAAGACCAGCACGACGAAGAAGGCCCCGAGCAAGAAGAAGGCGGGCTGA
- a CDS encoding substrate-binding domain-containing protein yields the protein MGIRLGERPVPAENRTREWWSPTPRVCTCPAMTSSDGWVARSRTATRRPSDDVPYISSMSERFGGVRAALRAVGIPPSSSDFWIGGWTLPATDKAASRFANNPPTAILATDSLVALSALSAPRKAGLRVPEDLSVITFDSSPWSEAFAPAPSVVSRPVLGSTAACMLIER from the coding sequence ATGGGGATCAGGCTCGGCGAACGCCCAGTACCTGCCGAGAATCGGACGCGCGAATGGTGGTCACCCACCCCACGTGTGTGCACCTGCCCGGCGATGACCTCATCCGACGGATGGGTGGCACGGTCGCGGACCGCGACGCGCAGACCGAGCGACGACGTTCCATACATCTCGTCGATGTCCGAGCGTTTCGGTGGAGTGCGCGCGGCGCTGAGGGCGGTCGGCATCCCCCCAAGTTCCTCAGATTTCTGGATCGGCGGTTGGACACTGCCGGCCACGGACAAGGCAGCGTCACGGTTCGCGAACAATCCTCCGACCGCGATCCTCGCCACAGACAGCCTCGTTGCACTGTCAGCCCTCTCAGCGCCCCGGAAAGCTGGCCTGCGGGTGCCCGAAGACCTCTCCGTCATCACCTTCGACAGCAGTCCGTGGAGCGAGGCGTTCGCACCTGCACCGTCCGTCGTCTCGCGACCAGTCCTGGGCTCGACCGCGGCCTGCATGCTCATCGAGCGGTGA
- a CDS encoding DedA family protein, which yields MHHAALIPWLDPATIIGSAGPWALLVVCFIVFAETGLLVGFLLPGDTLLVISGLLSHPIAGSEHGVFGLNVWIVALLIGLSAFVGGEVGYLIGHKGGPAVFERKESGLFSKKNVERTNAFFERFGGITVILARFVPIVRTFAPVAAGVGHMPWRRYTLYNLIGAILWGFGLTMFGYAIGFIPPVAEFVESYIDLILLAAVGGTALVTLWHYLSERHKAKKEREAGHGETDAVEAQELTLDAEVFDRAPDLDGDGKH from the coding sequence ATGCATCACGCCGCTCTCATCCCCTGGCTCGACCCCGCCACGATCATCGGCTCGGCCGGCCCGTGGGCTCTGCTGGTGGTGTGCTTCATCGTCTTCGCCGAGACGGGCCTTCTCGTCGGGTTCCTGCTGCCGGGCGACACACTGCTGGTGATCTCCGGACTGCTGTCGCACCCGATCGCCGGCTCCGAGCACGGTGTCTTCGGCCTCAACGTGTGGATCGTCGCGCTGCTCATCGGACTGTCGGCGTTCGTCGGCGGTGAGGTCGGCTACCTGATCGGCCACAAGGGCGGGCCTGCGGTCTTCGAACGCAAGGAATCAGGCCTCTTCAGCAAGAAGAACGTCGAGCGCACCAACGCCTTCTTCGAGCGGTTCGGCGGCATCACCGTCATCCTCGCCCGCTTCGTGCCGATCGTGCGCACCTTCGCACCGGTCGCGGCCGGCGTCGGTCACATGCCGTGGCGCCGCTACACCCTCTACAACCTCATCGGCGCGATCCTCTGGGGCTTCGGTCTCACGATGTTCGGATACGCGATCGGCTTCATCCCCCCGGTCGCCGAGTTCGTCGAGAGCTACATCGATCTGATCCTCCTCGCAGCCGTCGGCGGCACCGCGCTGGTCACGCTCTGGCACTACCTGTCCGAGCGGCACAAGGCGAAGAAGGAGCGCGAGGCCGGCCACGGCGAGACCGACGCCGTCGAAGCCCAGGAGCTCACACTCGACGCCGAGGTCTTCGACCGGGCTCCCGACCTCGACGGCGACGGGAAGCACTGA